Proteins found in one Plasmodium knowlesi strain H genome assembly, chromosome: 12 genomic segment:
- a CDS encoding heptatricopeptide repeat-containing protein, putative → MRKLLKTAIADVNKITCDDAAKSSIPSKEKLKSLIIKNIDKFENEEILKIIEKYNGNNGNDRKILRSSYDVFKNNIHRYSFDQINRILRLYTTSQMYDNQFNVSILGYLIKRLNAMPANVVVNVFHNLVKAGLRDHRSIEPIKDHIEKNLDAYNTLDLTIILSSFTMLQEDIIMNIANGGVKESLHTPKVKNQSPECAFNYNEIIAFILNKIKNDEDIHNNLSVINSILILNMISRLNVNNYEIFKFFTKKYYKNLKERDVEPHHLTLLLNSFAKCNININILKYIIKYMNKDNFINQLSYVNITNAVHYMAKFNYKNTLFLNRLKDKVIEIVDTIPQREFSNIMWSLSKLKVKDDNFYFISLQKVKEIIPSMDMMSIAQVLDALRRRNLSSEVSFLDKLLDPQRVKNDTCDLPNKSQESNKHNGAVTDKSVESEDKRKGTQTADSAEEEVNSESSPLGQDNHASASNTLIQRTDEFSTRKVNNVCHVPNELEKNVIDLLIQKYLENIERCSLHVLTQVPFCCLQLNCTNYEIYYKSLEVLRRKKKYMSTLNLIYARYFIRILIEKQEDNFQKLPRSVKQFAREIMNSDNT, encoded by the exons ATGAGAAAGCTTCTGAAAACGGCCATTGCCGATGTGAATAAAATAACTTGTGACGATGCCGCCAAGTCATCCATTCCAtctaaggaaaaattaaaatcactaattataaaaaatatagacaaatttgaaaatgaagaaattttgaaaataatcGAAAAGTACAATGGAAACAATGGCAACGACAGGAAAATCCTTAGAAGCAGTTACgacgtttttaaaaataatatacacCGATACTCTTTTGACCAAATAAATAGAATACTGAGGTTATACACTACTTCTCAAATGTATGACAACCAGTTTAATGTGTCCATCCTTGGTTACTTAATTAAGAGGCTGAATGCGATGCCCGCTAACGTAGTCGTCAACGTATTTCATA ATTTGGTGAAGGCTGGCCTAAGAGACCACAGAAGTATTGAGCCAATTAAAGACCATATTGAGAAAAACCTAGATGCATATAATACCCTAGACTTAACAATTATTCTAAGTTCGTTCACCATGTTGCAGGAGGATATTATAATGAACATTGCAAATGGGGGAGTCAAAGAGAGTTTGCACACCCCAAAGGTGAAGAACCAATCCCCAGAATGCGCCTTTAATTACAACGAAATTATCGCCTTCATactgaataaaataaaaaatgatgaagacatTCACAACAATTTGAGCGTGATAAATTCCATCTTAATATTAAACATGATTAGTCGATTAAATGTTAATAATtacgaaatttttaaattctttacaaaaaagtattataaaaatttaaaggaaAGGGATGTAGAACCACATCACCTAACCCTACTGTTGAACTCATTTGCAAAATGCAACATAAACATTAATATTCtcaaatatataattaaatatatgaacaaggACAATTTTATTAACCAGCTGTCCTACGTAAATATTACAAATGCAGTTCATTATATGGCAAAATTTAACTATAAAAATACATTATTTCTAAATCGATTGAAGGATAAAGTGATAGAAATTGTGGACACAATTCCGCAACGAGAATTCAGCAACATCATGTGGTCCTTATCTAAGTTAAAAGTTAAAGACGataacttttattttatttctctccAGAAAGTTAAGGAAATAATCCCTTCCATGGACATGATGTCAATCGCCCAAGTGTTAGATGCACTACGACGAAGGAATTTATCAAGTGAGGTGTCATTTCTGGACAAGCTGCTCGATCCCCAGCGGGTTAAAAACGACACGTGTGATTTGCCCAACAAGTCTCAAGAATCTAACAAGCATAACGGAGCAGTGACGGATAAGAGTGTAGAATCAGAGGACAAAAGGAAAGGCACTCAAACAGCTGACAGTgctgaagaagaagtaaattcCGAAAGCTCTCCTCTGGGGCAGGATAACCACGCGTCTGCAAGTAATACACTTATACAAAGAACGGACGAATTCTCCACAAGGAAGGTTAACAATGTATGCCACGTTCCCAAcgaattagaaaaaaatgtcatcgATTTGTTAATACAGAAATATTTGGAAAATATTGAACGCTGTTCACTCCATGTGTTGACACAGGTCCCATTTTGCTGTCTCCAATTGAACTGCACCAATTACGAAATTTATTACAAATCTCTTGAAGTTCttagacgaaaaaaaaaatatatgagcaCCTTAAATTTAATATATGCAAGGTACTTCATAAGAATTCTCATAGAAAAGCAAGAGGATAATTTCCAAAAATTACCTCGATCGGTTAAGCAATTCGCCAGGGAAATCATGAACTCGGATAACACTTAG
- a CDS encoding WD repeat-containing protein, putative codes for MNDSDTEKFRDISDRVQGKYTPVIKFGGTNKYINKNYTNESDATNNISFTGDWFNRSSADIYCDNKYGVNRVCFSPQGKYVAGCGTNGIIYVYDLYENKLLTKICTKIDNIRDLKISDNDKHIYACGDNKIIEIFDLYQRKKIFNDDVARYVDVSIPSILKNQSGDNGGNDQTGQAQLPVRVARKNLLDNIYAPLLKVKHKDFTNNKVVYVPIFNYSDLIKRSINMVDLNCIKIRKVNSVIDKSVFIIKDSHECSTSCLAVPNISNFLLYSGGGDGLLKIWDIRMNLFTLHKKGNYKKPSFSSIFLDNKNPYASICSHEDILTSINFNNTLDYEGVYKKRRRVRKRKECAADGNSSQMGKESHCGKDEKSVRFSDEELFLDDDNSSCSFSSSCSSVSYSSISFDLTRNKFNNVLMTSGYDGYIRLYDINNNIIKSFYDEDKSITHCMFSYNNKYIISTNKTKYAKIFDFIYMNNKKNARNMVSYLANYKSYHLNKRCVGGQMGEDDNEYGNYANLYDDNFSKDIYDKEFQPCSIKNIYEDKELGERIKLVNELNSKINKDDKRKAAGEGDKGENPMENGVADEMENESDGTHSNTDSSLFDESTIKTNIFYEHVNKKLEPTWSLFVDNLKCMNLIPHDKLSESLRRNHQYVKSLYKKLYHSSDSSHHNQGEANSAEQIYHSQNDRREHMLYYEMSYIINNESDIPNFYSCVAGDKCIIPSVDTYAHVYDIYTGFHVNTISNLYLPNYHHTDNSYFDSCSIKEPFFKRRHLSFLTSADTYPKNQNIVATSNGYPDGSIVLWVFAPF; via the exons ATGAACGATAGCGACACTGAAAAATTCAGGGACATAAGCGACAGGGTACAGGGGAAGTACACCCCAGTTATAAAATTCGGAGGAACCAATAAATACATCaataaaaattacacaaatgaATCCG ATGCCACAAATAATATAAGTTTTACCGGAGACTGGTTCAACAGAAGCAGCGCAGATATATACTGCGATAACAAGTACGGGGTGAACCGAGTCTGCTTCTCCCCCCAAGGGAAGTACGTAGCAGGATGTGGAACAAACGGCATAATTTACGTATACGATTTGTATGAAAACAAACTGCTAACCAAAATTTGCACAAAGATTGACAACATAAGAGACTTGAAAATAAGCGATAATGACAAGCATATATACGCCTGTGGggataataaaattatagaaATATTTGATCTGtaccaaaggaagaaaatctTTAACGATGATGTTGCTAGGTATGTGGACGTATCCATCCCAAGCATACTTAAGAATCAAAGTGGTGACAATGGGGGGAATGACCAAACGGGGCAAGCACAACTGCCCGTGAGGGTGGCAAGAAAAAATCTACTTGATAACATCTACGCCCCATTGCTGaaggttaagcataaggatTTTACCAACAACAAAGTTGTGTATGTCCCAATATTTAACTACTCCGACTTGATCAAAAGGAGCATCAATATGGTGGACTTAAATTGCattaaaataaggaaagTAAATTCAGTTATTGATAAATCCGTATTTATTATTAAGGACTCACACGAATGTAGCACTTCCTGCTTGGCAGTGCCAAACATAAGCAACTTTTTACTGTAttcaggggggggagatgggTTGTTAAAAATCTGGGACATAAGAATGAATTTGTTTACCCtacataaaaagggaaattataAGAAGCCCTCATTCAGTAGCATATTTTTGGATAATAAAAATCCATATGCTTCTATATGCTCACATGAGGATATTCTGACGAGCATCAATTTTAACAATACCCTAGACTATGAAGGTGTCtataaaaagaggaggagagtaaggaagaggaaggaatgtgCTGCTGATGGGAATAGCTCACAGATGGGAAAGGAATCCCATTGtgggaaggatgaaaaatcGGTTAGGTTCAGCGATGAGGAACTTTTCTTGGACGATGATAACAGtagttgttctttttcctcttcgtgTTCTTCCGTGTCCTACTCGTCTATCTCCTTTGACTTGACgagaaataaatttaataACGTCCTTATGACAAGTGGATATGATGGATATATTCGGCTGTACGATATAAACAATAATATTATTAAATCCTTTTACGATGAGGACAAAAGTATCACGCACTGTATGTTCAGTTATAACAACAAGTATATCATTAGCACGAACAAGACCAAGTACGCAAAAATCTTTGACTTCATCTACATGAATAATAAGAAGAACGCAAGAAATATGGTGAGCTACCTTGCTAATTACAAGTCTTATcatttgaacaaacgatgtgTAGGTGGGCAAATGGGGGAGGATGACAATGAGTATGGGAATTACGCCAATCTGTACGATGACAACTTTTCGAAAGACATATACGATAAGGAATTCCAACCATGTAGTATtaagaatatatatgaagATAAAGAACTGggagaaagaataaaacTTGTGAACGAGTTAAACAGTAAGATAAATAAAGACGATAAGAGGAAAGCTGCGGGTGAGGGTGACAAGGGGGAAAACCCAATGGAAAACGGAGTGGCAgacgaaatggaaaacgaATCAGATGGTACCCACTCAAACACAGATTCCAGCCTTTTTGATGAAAGTACAATAAAAacgaatattttttacgaaCATGTTAATAAAAAGTTGGAACCTACGTGGTCCCTTTTTGTGGATAATTTGAAATGTATGAATCTCATCCCGCACGATAAGCTAAGCGAAAGTCTGAGGAGAAACCACCAATATGTTAAGTcactttataaaaaattgtatcaTAGTAGTGATAGTAGCCATCACAATCAGGGTGAGGCAAACTCAGCAGAACAAATCTACCACTCGCAAAACGACCGAAGAGAGCACATGCTATATTACGAAATGTCATATATTATAAATAACGAATCGGATATTCctaatttttattcctgtGTAGCGGGAGATAAGTGCATTATTCCGTCAGTCGAcacgtatgcacatgtgtatgaCATATACACGGGTTTCCATGTTAACACAATAAGCAATCTTTACTTGCCAAACTATCATCATACTGATAATTCGTATTTTGATTCATGTAGCATAAAGgagccattttttaaaaggaggcATTTGTCTTTTTTAACAAGTGCTGATACATACCCGAAGAACCAGAATATCGTTGCAACTTCGAATGGATACCCAGATGGATCCATTGTCCTTTGGGTTTTTGCCCCTTTCTAG
- a CDS encoding poly(A)-specific ribonuclease PARN, putative yields the protein MSNVVNYFFKNFVLKEKNKILKYGMLKRRYSKITSVNVNNWNDIHREIIHKIRDSDFVSIDVEYTGLHLKDERYISIDSSYEAHCYGAKSFFPCQIGITVARRNDTQGKEKQVAGGRGEKEKEELRKMNLHNIKVSRQENEKVDHKYSLKCNQEWDISPYCIYVFPKENKYFSVSTTTLIFLKENNFDFNEWICNGVGYLTPPEEEEKKKYIFEKMDELRNLMNKCNTKTEDAKEKGLGDRKKKVDVEKIIQEIENYKIVDDEDKEAVIEIIKKIGIWLTRGDMVHPMGRFNHGEGDKTSSVETADSADGRLLHQSENVGEPHSHHINATYQRGDSAAEGCNSVYTNYTNGREKHEEKSSTFREIIPGSLEYESNDHVSSTVIESDDIPLDANHVDAFVGGEKKGGNLGKVGKTELPPRANPKDDPSDCPLYIEIENPYLRLLAHTLITKYFNGIFCISVKVNDKKHLAIYRTEKDSYKEQIKALELEVEKINQTVGVRLLFDEIIKNKKIIIGHNCFYDILHIYQTFYHELPNSISVFKNKWTEIFPYTFDTKYLNETNEYLYALNGPATLKGLCEYMASLISASNDFDFVFNFTNGHSDLPQCFVPLVKLEDQTNDDAVGNVPGNVARYASFDGENEVKNHADNGHSNNRGDNEKDRMCPNGTELVSPQGRNQDFHVNAKTSDEHNAGYDSLLTCLLFIFQCHYILRKNNMMWKNIYFTKAKSANGSANGSANGSANGSANESAKSFFDIFLTMCNKIKIVKTQPNVVSLTSSENYEMARHFYMYDYPSYFKKWEIMKIWSPIWISLSKVDDQSCWIIAKSDDDAKNIKMIYKMLQNPQFKLCTYEEYINKFKSK from the coding sequence ATGTCAAATGTAGTGAattatttctttaaaaatttcgttttaaaagaaaaaaataaaatcctgAAATATGGTATGTTGAAAAGAAGGTACTCGAAGATAACAAGTGTTAATGTGAATAACTGGAATGACATTCACAGGGAGATAATCCATAAAATCCGTGATAGCGATTTCGTTTCAATTGACGTGGAGTACACAGGGCTTCATCTGAAGGATGAAAGGTACATATCTATTGATTCCAGTTATGAAGCCCATTGTTATGGAGCCAAATCATTTTTCCCTTGCCAAATTGGAATTACCGTGGCTAGGAGAAATGACACacaagggaaggagaaacagGTAGCAGGCGGAAgaggagagaaagaaaaggaggagctTAGGAAGATGAATTTACATAATATTAAAGTTTCAAGACAAGAGAATGAAAAAGTAGACCATAAGTATAGCTTAAAATGTAACCAAGAGTGGGACATATCACCCTACTGCATCTATGTTTTtccaaaggaaaataaatacttCAGCGTATCTACAACTactcttatttttttaaaggaaaataatttcgaCTTTAACGAATGGATTTGTAATGGTGTTGGTTACTTAACGCCAcctgaggaggaagaaaaaaaaaaatatatctttgAAAAGATGGACGAGCTAAGAAATTTGATGAATAAATGTAACACGAAAACAGAGGATGCCAAAGAGAAGGGCTTGGgtgacaggaaaaaaaaagtcgatgtagagaaaattattcaagaaatagaaaattataaaattgttGACGATGAGGATAAGGAAGCCGTTATtgaaataataaagaaaattggAATTTGGCTAACGCGTGGGGATATGGTTCATCCTATGGGGAGGTTCAATCATGGAGAGGGGGATAAAACAAGCTCGGTGGAGACGGCTGACTCTGCAGATGGACGATTATTACATCAGTCGGAAAATGTGGGGGAGCCCCACTCGCACCATATCAATGCAACCTATCAACGAGGTGACAGCGCAGCGGAGGGTTGCAACAGTGTGTACACGAATTACACGAATGGACGTGAAAAGCATGAGGAAAAAAGTTCCACGTTCAGGGAAATCATTCCTGGTTCGTTAGAATATGAAAGTAATGATCATGTTAGTTCGACTGTTATAGAGAGTGATGATATCCCATTGGACGCAAACCATGTAGACGCATTCGttggtggagaaaaaaagggaggtaaTTTAGGCAAGGTAGGGAAAACGGAACTCCCGCCACGAGCTAACCCAAAAGATGATCCCTCGGATTGTCCTCTATACATAGAAATAGAAAACCCGTATCTACGATTACTTGCGCATACGTTAATAACGAAATATTTCAATGGCATTTTCTGCATATCTGTTAAGGTGAATGATAAAAAGCATTTAGCCATCTATCGAACGGAAAAGGATTCATACaaggaacaaattaaagCATTAGAATTGGAGGTAGAAAAAATCAACCAAACAGTTGGAGTGAGGTTACTATTTgatgaaattataaaaaataaaaaaataatcatcgGACATAATTGCTTTTATGATATTCTGCACATATACCAGACGTTCTATCATGAGTTGCCAAATTCGATTAGTGTCTTTAAGAATAAATGGACAGAAATATTTCCCTACACATTTGATACAAAGTACTTGAACGAAACGAATGAATATTTATATGCACTGAATGGCCCTGCAACTTTGAAGGGGTTATGTGAATACATGGCTTCCCTAATTTCGGCTAGTAACGATTtcgattttgtttttaattttacgaATGGGCATTCGGACCTCCCTCAATGTTTTGTCCCTCTTGTAAAGTTAGAGGATCAGACAAATGATGATGCAGTGGGTAATGTTCCTGGCAACGTAGCTAGGTACGCTTCCTTTGATGGAGAAAATGAGGTAAAGAATCACGCAGATAATGGACATAGTAACAATAGGGGTGATAACGAAAAGGACAGGATGTGTCCAAATGGAACAGAATTAGTGTCCCCCCAAGGAAGAAATCAAGATTTTCATGTAAATGCCAAAACGAGTGATGAACATAATGCCGGTTATGATAGCCTCCTAACATGCCTCCTTTTCATATTTCAGTGTCACTatattttgagaaaaaataatatgatgtggaaaaatatttacttCACTAAAGCAAAAAGCGCGAACGGAAGTGCGAACGGAAGTGCGAACGGAAGTGCGAACGGAAGCGCAAACGAAAGCGCGAAATCattttttgatatttttttaactatgtgcaataaaataaaaattgtaaaaacgCAACCGAATGTGGTATCGCTAACTAGTTCGGAAAACTACGAAATGGCGAGACATTTTTACATGTATGATTATCCAagctattttaaaaaatgggaaatcaTGAAGATCTGGTCCCCCATTTGGATTTCCCTAAGTAAGGTAGATGACCAATCCTGCTGGATAATAGCTAAAAGTGACGACGACgccaaaaatattaaaatgatATATAAGATGTTGCAGAACCCGCAGTTCAAGTTGTGCACCTATGAGGAGTACATAAACAAGTTTAAGTCCAAGTAG
- a CDS encoding U6 snRNA-associated Sm-like protein LSm5, putative, with amino-acid sequence MATVSGSETFLPLALMDKCIGSKIWVMLKGDKEIVGKLVGFDEYVNMVLEDVTEYTYVNNVKKVNKIKKLLLNGLNITIMVPGGVPVNYYDYEEKLEENIA; translated from the exons ATGGCGACAGTCAGTGGATCAGAAACGTTTTTGCCTCTTGCCCTGATGGATAAGTGCATAG GCAGCAAAATATGGGTTATGCTGAAGGGTGACAAGGAAATAGTTGGGAAGCTCGTCGGATTTGATGAATACGTGAATATG GTCCTAGAAGATGTTACGGAATACACATACGTAAACAACGTTAAGAAagtgaataaaataaaaaagttgctGCTCAACGGTTTGAATATAACAATAATGGTCCCAGGAGGTGTCCCTGTTAATTACTACGATTATGAAGAAAAGCTGGAGGAAAACATCGCAtga